A region of the Bacteroidales bacterium genome:
GCTTCAAGATATCCCACTCCTCTTTATGACTAATTAGTTTACTACCCGGCTTTGTGCTAACAGCTCCTATATCTAAAATAACAGCCCCTCCTTTTACTAATTCTTCTGCTTTAATCAAGAAATAGTCGTCCTTTAAATTTATACCTCCATCAAAAAATGAGTCATCCGTTAAATTAAGAATTCCCATGATTTTAGGGCTGTTAATATCTAAACGTTTTCCTCTACAATTGAAGACTTGATTTACAGAAAAAGCTGTACTTTTACCCAACATTTAACACGATTTTTTGCAAAAATAAGAGATAATTACTCATGACAAAAACAAAACAGCAGTTTGAGGAGGCTATTAGTAAATGCCGAAATGTTTTTTTAACTAAAATGCAGGATTATGGTACTGCTTGGCGTATACTCAGAACCAGCTCTCTTACCGACCAAATATATATAAAAGCCAATCGCATCAGGAGCTTACAGATTAAAGGACATTCTAAGGTAGACGAAGGAATAGAAAATGAATTTATAGGAATAGTAAATTATTCTGTAATGGCTCTTATCCAACTCGATAAAGGACTTGCAATTAATAAAGATAATCTTTCTCAAAAAGATATTACAGAACTTTACAATCATCATATTTATGCATCTCAATCCTTAATGGAAAATAAAAACTACGACTACGACGAGGCTTGGAGAAATATGCGTATCAGTTCCCTCGATGATATTATTCTAATGAAATTGCTTCGTGTTAAGGAAATTGAAGACCACGAAGGTAAAACCATTGCATCAGAAGGATTAGAAGCTAATTATCAAGATATAATAAACTATGCTTTATTTGCCTTAATTAAATTAGCAGAGGAAAATAGCTAAACAAAAGATGACAAGGCTAAATTATATTAGTAGGTTCTTATTAGCACCCATTTTTATATTTTCATCATTTGGAAAAGGTGTCGATCCGCTTGGAACTGCATATAAGGTAGAAGACTATTTTATTGCTTACAATATGGATTGGGCATTACCCCTGAGTTTAATTATTGCTATTGGCTTAATTGCCTTGGAATTCAGCTTAGGTATTATGCTAATTTTTAATCTACTACCTAAATTTAGCCGTTGGGCAATGCTTGTCTTAATGGTATTTTTCACCTTGGTAACTTTTTTTGATGCCATATATAATCCCATTCCCGATTGTGGATGCTTTGGCGATGCAC
Encoded here:
- a CDS encoding DUF1599 domain-containing protein, encoding MTKTKQQFEEAISKCRNVFLTKMQDYGTAWRILRTSSLTDQIYIKANRIRSLQIKGHSKVDEGIENEFIGIVNYSVMALIQLDKGLAINKDNLSQKDITELYNHHIYASQSLMENKNYDYDEAWRNMRISSLDDIILMKLLRVKEIEDHEGKTIASEGLEANYQDIINYALFALIKLAEENS